One segment of Spirosoma agri DNA contains the following:
- a CDS encoding Fic family protein has protein sequence MKWIWQLPQWPQFTFDLTKFTHFEREFHRNAGVIIGSLAAVSADEVNELRVTLLSDEALDTSKIEGEILDRDSVQSSIRKQLGLQTDGRRAGPKETGVAQMMVDVVKSYQEPLTRERLFLWHKMIMNGRIDLETIGGYRTHADPMQIVSGRLDMPKVFYEAPPSDRVDVEMNQYIDWFNRAFEAQIPTVIHAGIAHLYFELIHPFEDGNGRIGRIIAEKALAIGARQTLITSLSSTIERDKKAYYQALEQANTSLDITEWLIYFSKKILEAQVYVQEMITFIVDKARYFETYSAQLNDRQAKVALRLFQEGLSGFKGGLSAENYIRITKTSRATATRDLAEMVDIGALKKQGKLRHTRYYLPLQDVAEKEP, from the coding sequence ATGAAATGGATTTGGCAGCTACCGCAGTGGCCACAGTTCACATTTGATTTAACAAAGTTTACCCACTTTGAGAGGGAATTTCATCGGAATGCAGGGGTGATCATCGGATCATTAGCTGCAGTTTCTGCCGATGAAGTCAATGAATTACGGGTAACTTTACTAAGTGATGAAGCACTTGACACCTCAAAAATTGAAGGAGAGATCTTAGACCGGGACTCCGTTCAGTCATCGATTCGCAAACAGTTAGGCTTACAAACGGATGGGAGAAGAGCGGGTCCAAAAGAAACAGGTGTTGCTCAGATGATGGTTGACGTAGTCAAAAGCTATCAGGAGCCACTTACCCGAGAACGTCTTTTTTTGTGGCATAAAATGATCATGAATGGCCGAATTGATCTAGAAACGATTGGCGGTTACAGGACCCATGCCGACCCCATGCAAATCGTATCAGGTCGTTTAGACATGCCTAAGGTATTCTATGAAGCTCCTCCATCCGATCGTGTAGACGTGGAGATGAATCAATACATCGATTGGTTTAATCGGGCATTTGAAGCACAAATACCAACGGTTATTCATGCGGGTATAGCCCATTTATATTTTGAATTGATCCATCCCTTTGAGGATGGAAATGGGCGCATAGGCCGTATCATTGCCGAGAAAGCACTGGCCATCGGGGCCAGACAAACGTTGATTACCTCCTTATCCAGTACGATCGAGCGAGACAAAAAAGCCTATTACCAGGCTTTAGAGCAGGCAAATACCTCTTTGGACATCACGGAATGGCTGATCTATTTTTCCAAAAAGATTCTGGAAGCCCAAGTTTATGTTCAGGAAATGATAACTTTTATTGTCGACAAGGCTCGGTACTTTGAAACCTACAGTGCCCAGTTGAATGATCGACAGGCTAAAGTAGCGTTACGTTTATTCCAGGAAGGGCTATCTGGCTTCAAAGGAGGCTTAAGCGCTGAAAACTATATTCGTATTACCAAAACCTCAAGAGCTACAGCCACCCGGGATCTAGCCGAGATGGTTGACATCGGTGCCTTAAAGAAGCAAGGAAAGCTACGACATACACGCTATTATCTTCCTTTACAGGACGTAGCTGAAAAAGAGCCATAG
- a CDS encoding recombinase family protein: protein MPVSQRHSLKELFTLVDDFQSKGIGFRSLNDTVPRWLLILPLRKVG from the coding sequence ATGCCCGTGTCTCAACGGCACTCGCTAAAAGAGCTCTTTACGCTGGTCGATGATTTTCAAAGCAAAGGCATCGGATTTCGCAGTCTGAATGATACCGTGCCACGGTGGCTATTGATACTACCACTGCGCAAGGTCGGTTAG